A window of Methylomonas sp. 11b genomic DNA:
CTGAAAATACCTGATTGCTGTGTACGCGGGAGAGCCGCTATTTAAGGACCGAGAGAATAACAGTTCTACACATTATAAATATCCGTTATCAGGCAGGGGCTTGATACTATATCGTCGGGATATTTGTTGAACTTATTTAGAAATGACGATGCGTGAATTAACCGACCGAGAGTTGTATCAGGCCCTGCAATACGCCAAAAGCCAGGATGAAAATGCTGGCCGCGCCATACTTCAGCAATTCCAAACCGAGCAGCCTGCCTTGGCGCAAACCATCTTTGGCGTGTTTTCGGCGTTGATTGCCGATAAGGATCGGAACCTGGCGAATCTATTCATGGATCTTTGTTTTGATGTGATTTGCGTATTCAAGCATGCTTTCGGCGATTTGCCGGATCAGCGGGTCTTGAGCATGGAATGGTTACAGAACACCGCCGCCTTACTCGATGCCGAGTTGCAGGCATTCATGCCGGGTAACCAGATGGATACGAAGTTTCGCGATAAATTTCAGAATCGATTTACCGAGCGCCTGATCGATAGCAACTCGCAACCTGACTTGGTTAAATTCATGGACGAAACGATCAGCGAATATGTCGCCGAAAGCCCGACTGATCCGGATGCGCTGCGCACCACCCGGACCATGATTTTTGTCGTTATTCAGCTATTTTGCGCGATGTACGATCAAGCGGAACGCCTGGCTAAGGCTTAATAAATCCAGCGGTTTGGCACAGTCGGAGGCGATGGGTCATTAGAAATGTTCATTGCGCCGAGCTGAAAATCGGACTCGGCGCTCCGGTTTACGATTAATGCAACGCCGCCAATGCGCTGACATAATCAGGCTCGTCGGCAATTTCACTAACCAATTGGGTGTAGATCACCTTGTCGTTTTCGTCGATGATGACGATGGCGCGCGCGGTCAGGCCGGCCAAAATGCTGTCTAACAGTTCGACGCCGTAGTCGTGTGCAAATTTGGAACGGAAACTGGAGAGCGGCACCACGTGTTTGATGCCTTCGACTTCGCAAAAGCGTACTTGCGCGAAAGGCAGGTCGGCTGACACCACCAGCACCACGGTATTATCCAGATGCGCGGCTTTTTCGTTGAATTTGCGGGTCGAGGTAGCGCAGGTGGGCGTATCCAGGCTGGGGACAATATTCAGCACTTTACGTTTGCCGGCGAATTCCGCCAAACCCACATCCTGCATTTTACGATTGGTTAGCTGGAAATCAGGCGCTTGCGCACCTACCGCCGGTAAGTCGCCGATAGTGTTGATCGGCTTGCCTTGGAAAGTGATGGTTGCCATAGGAATGCTCCAGGTATCTTGAGTTGTTATTTTTTTCGTTTACTGAAATCGATCAAGCGCTTGCGTTTTTTCACTTGGCGATCAGACAGCGGGTTTTTCTGGCCTTGAAACGGGTTTTCCGGCGACTTAAATACCAAGCGTATCGGTGTACCCGTCAGTCGCAGCTGGTCGCGGAAGTAATTCATCAAATAGCGTTTGTAAGCGCCTGGTAACGAGTCTGTCTGGGTGCCGTGGATTACCACCACCGGCGGATTGCGGCCGCCTTGGTGCGCGTATTTCAATTTAATCCTTCGACCACCGACTAGTGGCGGCTGATGCGCTGTCAGAGCGTCGGTCAAAATCCGGGTCAGCAAGGGCGTTGACATATCGGTCATGGCCGAGTCGTACAAGGTATGCACTACGTCGAACAACTTCCCGACGCCGCTGCCGTGTAGGGCGGAAATCGGATGTTTTTCGGCGAACTCCAAAAACGACAATTTGATTTCGATCTGCTTTTTCACGAAATCGCGGTGTTCGGCGTTCAGACCATCCCATTTGTTCAAGCCGATGATCAAGGCCCGGCCGGCTTCCAGGACCAAACCTAAAATATGTGCATCCTGATCGGTCACACCTTCGCGGGCGTCGATCAAATAAATCACCACATGAGCTTTTTCGATAGCTTGCAGCGATTTGATGATGCTGAATTTTTCCACCGTCAACGATACCCTGGAACGGCGGCGCATGCCGGCGGTATCGATCAAGGTGAATTTCTGACCGTTGCGTTCGAAGGGGATATAAATACTGTCGCGGGTTGTGCCGGCTTCGTCGAACACTACGACGCGTTCCTCGCCGAGCAGTCGATTCACTAAAGTCGATTTGCCGACATTGGGGCGGCCGACGATGGCAATGGCGATGCCCGGATCTTGTTCTTCGAATTCGTCCTCGACTACCGGCAACAGCTCGTCGATGCGATCCAGCAAGTCGTGGACATTGCGGCCGTGCGTGGCGGCAATCCCGATGGGTTCGCCGAGCGCCAGGCTATAAAAATCGTTGGTCACGGTATTGCTGTCTATGCCGTCAACTTTATTGACTACCAGCACTACCGGTTTGCCAAGCTTGCGCAACATGTCGGCAATGGCTTCGTCGATGGCGTTGAGGCCATCGCGGGCGTCGACTAGAAAAAACACGACGTCGGCTTCCTGCAAGGCGATTTCCACCTGCTTTTTGGCGAAGACGTCTATGCCTTCCTGTTCGTTGGTAATCCCGCCGGTATCTACTATCAGACAATCGCGTTCACCGCGTTTGACGCGACCGTATTGGCGGTCGCGGGTCAGGCCGGGATAGTCGGCGACTAATGCTTCGCGGCTGCGGGTTAGATAATTGAACAGTGTGGATTTGCCGACATTGGGGCGGCCCACTAGGGCTATAACGGGTAACATGAATTTATTTTGCTCTCAAGGCGGCCAAGGTGCCGTCTTTGGCGTAAATGTAAACAGTGTCGTCCACGACTACCGGCTTGGCTTCTATCGCCGCTTTACTGACCTGAATGCGGCCCAATTGGCGGCCGTCGCTATTGGACAGCCAATGTACGTAGCCTTCGAAATCGCCAACTACCACATAATTTTGATAAACCACCGCCGCTGTCAATTGGCGGTTGTGTAAGTCTTTTTGTTTCCACAACGAGGCGCCGCTACGTTGATCCAGTTGCCAGACCTCGCTTTGGGTGTCGCTGACATAAAGGTAACGATAATCCAGACTCAGGCCGGTGTAGGACGACACCGCTTCGTTGCGCCACAGCACGTCGCCGTCCACTTCCGAAACAGAGGACGCGCCGCCGGTGAAGCCGGCAATATAAATCGCGCCGCGCGCCGCGACCGGATCGACATCCAGATCGACCAAGCGTTCCACTTCGGAACGGCCGCTTGGAATCGCGATCGTGGCTTCCCAGATGGATTTGCCGTCTCTTAATTGCAGGGCCTCCAGCTTACCGTTAGCCGAGCCGGCGATCACATTGTCATCAATGATGATGGGCGCGCCGGTGCCACGGATACTCAAGGCCGGTACGTTGTGCTCGAAGGTCCAGAGTTGTGCGCCGTTATCTTCTTTTAGGCCTATGATCTTGCCGTCGGTGGTACGGACGATGACGATCCCGCGACTCACCACGGGAGCGGCCAATACTTCGCTAGGCACGTCAACTTTCCAGCGTTGTTCGCCGCTGGCTTTGTCAAAACCGATGACTTCGCCGGTGCTGGTACCCATCACCACCGTATGTACACCCAGGCCGGGACCGGCCGAGAAGCTGTAATCGGTGTTGTTTTCCCAGGTCAGGCTGCCGTTACCGGCCCCGCGAGCTTGCAAATGGCCTTTGTTGTCGCCGACGTAGACTGTGCCTTCAGCGACTGCGGGTATCAGTTTCAGATATTTTTCGTCCGCGCCATTACCGATTGATTCCTTCCATAGCACCTCGACTTGCACTTCAGGGGTATATTCCTGCAAGGCGGCCGGTGGATCGGCGTTGTCGTCGTCGCCGGTGATATATTCCGTTAAGCCCGAGATAAAGTCGCGTCCGGCATCCAGTCCCGCGCAGCCGGCCAGCATAGGCAGACAAGCAAGCAGCGGGAAAAGTGAGCGGTATCTGAAGTTCCTGATTAACATGCTAAAGCGTGTATCCGTTGGAGTGAGCTTAATTGGCGGTCGCCGGGGCAGCGTTGCTCGGCGTTGCGACGTCGTCCAGTTTGAACTGAGTCAACGGCGTGGCTTGACCGGTTCTGATTGCGCTTTGGTAAGCGCTACGAGCTTCGTCCAAGCGGTCCAGCGCCACATACAGGTCACCCTGCAATTCGTCGTAACTGGCGGAAAATCCTTCGGATTTGGCGGGATCGACCGCAGCGATCAATTGCAAGCCTTGTTCGTATTGACCGGTAGCCAACATTAACTGAATCAGACGCAGACGGGCGACATGTCTTAATTCATCGCTGTCGGCTTCTTTGATTGATTTTTCCAGAATCGCTTTAGCGCCTTCCAGATCGCCTTTTTGCACTTTACTTTTGGCCAGTTGCAGGCCGGCATAGTGGGCGTAAGCGGTGCCGGGAAATTCGATAGGCAAGCGTTCCGCCAGTTTTTCGGTGGATTCGCTATTGTCCTTGGCCGCGCTGTCCAATAATTGTTGGTACATTTGCGAGGCTTGGTTGCGTTTGTCCAGTTGGTGGTTTTGCCAAAGATTCCAGCCGCTCACCAATACTATTGCGGTGACAACACCGGCGATCAATGAAGTCTGATTGGCTTCCCACCATTTTTTCAACTGTTCCAGCTGTTCTTCTTCGGTATCGTAAATTGCCACGGTAGTTCTCTTCTATTCTCAGGTTACAAGGGATTATTGGCTGTGCCAGTCTTGCAGGGTTTGCAGGAGTTGGTCGTGATTGTGCGTGCTTTGTTCAGCGTCGATACGCAAGGGTTTCAAGGCCACTTCGCCGCGTTGGGCTTCGTCGTCGCCGATGATGATGGCGTACTCTGCACCTGATTTATCGGCTTTTTTAAACTGACTCTTGAAGCTGCCGCCGCCGCAATTGACTTGCAGTTTTAAGCCGGGAATCGCATCGCGGATGCGCTCTGCCAAGCGCATGCCGGCCACTTCGGCACTGGTGCCGACGCGTATCATGTAAACATCCGTGGTACGTTCGACCGGTACGTTATCCAGCAACTCGAGCAGGGCCAGGATGCGCTCCATGCCCATCGCAAAGCCGATGGCATGGTTGGCTTTGCCGCCCAATTGTTCGATCAGGCCGTCGTAGCGGCCGCCGGCGCAGATGGTGCCTTGCGAACCCAAGTGCTCGGTGACCCATTCGAATACGGTCTTGCCGTAATAATCCAGGCCGCGCACCAAGCGGGTATTCAACTGGTAGGCGATGCCCAGGTCGTCCAGCGTGGCTTTCAGGCTATTGAAATGCGCCAGGCTTTCTTCGCCCAGGTGCTCAAGCAACACCGGAGCCTGTTGCAGCATGGCCTGCATGTCGGGGTTTTTACTATCCAGAATGCGTAGCGGATTGGTTTCCAGGCGGCGCAAGCTGTCTTCGTCCAAAACCGCCAGATGTTGTTGGAAATAGTCGACCAGTTTGCCGCGGTAGGTCAGACGTTCTTCGCTGGTACCCAGGGAATTGATTTGCAGTTCGACTTTATCGCGAATCCCCAATTGCTTCCACAGCCGGTCGGTTAGGGCGATGATTTCCGCGTCGATATCCGGGCCCGGCATGCCATAGGTTTCCACGCCCAGTTGGTAGAACTGCCGGTAACGGCCTTTCTGCGGGCGCTCGTGACGGAACATCGGTCCGTAATACCACAAGCGGTGGCTCTGATTGTGCAATAAACCGTGTTCCAGACAGGCGCGCAAACAGCCGGCGGTGCCTTCAGGACGCAGGGTCAACGAATCTCCATTGCGGTCGTCGAAGGTATACATTTCTTTTTCGACGATGTCGGTGACTTCGCCGATCGAGCGTTTGAAAAGCTCGGTTTTTTCGACGATGGGCAGCCGGATTTCCTGATAGCCGTATGCGCCCAGTACTTGTCTGGCCTGGCCTTCCAGCCACTGCCAATAAGGCGATTGCTCGGGAAGGATGTCGTG
This region includes:
- a CDS encoding YfgM family protein, which translates into the protein MAIYDTEEEQLEQLKKWWEANQTSLIAGVVTAIVLVSGWNLWQNHQLDKRNQASQMYQQLLDSAAKDNSESTEKLAERLPIEFPGTAYAHYAGLQLAKSKVQKGDLEGAKAILEKSIKEADSDELRHVARLRLIQLMLATGQYEQGLQLIAAVDPAKSEGFSASYDELQGDLYVALDRLDEARSAYQSAIRTGQATPLTQFKLDDVATPSNAAPATAN
- the bamB gene encoding outer membrane protein assembly factor BamB, producing the protein MLIRNFRYRSLFPLLACLPMLAGCAGLDAGRDFISGLTEYITGDDDNADPPAALQEYTPEVQVEVLWKESIGNGADEKYLKLIPAVAEGTVYVGDNKGHLQARGAGNGSLTWENNTDYSFSAGPGLGVHTVVMGTSTGEVIGFDKASGEQRWKVDVPSEVLAAPVVSRGIVIVRTTDGKIIGLKEDNGAQLWTFEHNVPALSIRGTGAPIIIDDNVIAGSANGKLEALQLRDGKSIWEATIAIPSGRSEVERLVDLDVDPVAARGAIYIAGFTGGASSVSEVDGDVLWRNEAVSSYTGLSLDYRYLYVSDTQSEVWQLDQRSGASLWKQKDLHNRQLTAAVVYQNYVVVGDFEGYVHWLSNSDGRQLGRIQVSKAAIEAKPVVVDDTVYIYAKDGTLAALRAK
- the der gene encoding ribosome biogenesis GTPase Der — protein: MLPVIALVGRPNVGKSTLFNYLTRSREALVADYPGLTRDRQYGRVKRGERDCLIVDTGGITNEQEGIDVFAKKQVEIALQEADVVFFLVDARDGLNAIDEAIADMLRKLGKPVVLVVNKVDGIDSNTVTNDFYSLALGEPIGIAATHGRNVHDLLDRIDELLPVVEDEFEEQDPGIAIAIVGRPNVGKSTLVNRLLGEERVVVFDEAGTTRDSIYIPFERNGQKFTLIDTAGMRRRSRVSLTVEKFSIIKSLQAIEKAHVVIYLIDAREGVTDQDAHILGLVLEAGRALIIGLNKWDGLNAEHRDFVKKQIEIKLSFLEFAEKHPISALHGSGVGKLFDVVHTLYDSAMTDMSTPLLTRILTDALTAHQPPLVGGRRIKLKYAHQGGRNPPVVVIHGTQTDSLPGAYKRYLMNYFRDQLRLTGTPIRLVFKSPENPFQGQKNPLSDRQVKKRKRLIDFSKRKK
- the hisS gene encoding histidine--tRNA ligase; this translates as MAKQQQAIQAIRGMHDILPEQSPYWQWLEGQARQVLGAYGYQEIRLPIVEKTELFKRSIGEVTDIVEKEMYTFDDRNGDSLTLRPEGTAGCLRACLEHGLLHNQSHRLWYYGPMFRHERPQKGRYRQFYQLGVETYGMPGPDIDAEIIALTDRLWKQLGIRDKVELQINSLGTSEERLTYRGKLVDYFQQHLAVLDEDSLRRLETNPLRILDSKNPDMQAMLQQAPVLLEHLGEESLAHFNSLKATLDDLGIAYQLNTRLVRGLDYYGKTVFEWVTEHLGSQGTICAGGRYDGLIEQLGGKANHAIGFAMGMERILALLELLDNVPVERTTDVYMIRVGTSAEVAGMRLAERIRDAIPGLKLQVNCGGGSFKSQFKKADKSGAEYAIIIGDDEAQRGEVALKPLRIDAEQSTHNHDQLLQTLQDWHSQ
- the tpx gene encoding thiol peroxidase; protein product: MATITFQGKPINTIGDLPAVGAQAPDFQLTNRKMQDVGLAEFAGKRKVLNIVPSLDTPTCATSTRKFNEKAAHLDNTVVLVVSADLPFAQVRFCEVEGIKHVVPLSSFRSKFAHDYGVELLDSILAGLTARAIVIIDENDKVIYTQLVSEIADEPDYVSALAALH